A single region of the Candidatus Methanomethylicota archaeon genome encodes:
- a CDS encoding CDC48 family AAA ATPase, which yields MDESLILRVAEARSQDVGRGLARISRQAMSKLGLRPGDFISITGQKTTVARVWPLHEDEDSEIIRIDGIIRHNAGTSTGDAVKVSPIELKPATKLVLAPVEKILFGPDFNEYVKHMVKDIPVTKGDTIPVPILGEALRLTVVSVQPSPSAYVTNDTEIVIKEEPVKELEAAVPRVTYEDIGDLEEAKIKIREMIELPMKHPELFKHLGIEPPKGILLYGPPGCGKTLLAKAVATESGANFLSINGPEIMSKFYGESESRLREIFNEAERSAPSIIFIDEIDSIAPKREEVTGEVERRVVAQLLTLMDGLKSRGQVVVIAATNRPDAVDPALRRPGRFDREIAISMPDKKARAEILQVHVRNMPLDNDVNIEELAELTHGYSGADLAALAREAAIRALRRFLPKIDLEKKTIPTNILKSLKVSRCDFLEAMKDITPSALREVYVEVPEVHWDDIGGLEDIKRQLKEIAEWPIKHPELFEQMGITPPKGILLYGPPGTGKTLLAKAVATESGANFISVRGPEILSKWVGESEKAIREIFKKARQAAPCVIFFDEIDSIAPIRGGRFDSGVTERIVNQLLSEMDGLIPLRGVVVMAATNRPDMLDPALLRPGRFDRLVYVPLPDKKAREEIFKVHTRKMPLAEDVNFSILAEKTEGYTGADIEAICREAALMALREEMKPKKVEMRHFEAALKIIPKSISPEDIKRYESLKETLKFYH from the coding sequence ATGGATGAAAGTTTAATATTGAGAGTAGCTGAAGCAAGATCACAAGATGTTGGTAGAGGTTTAGCAAGAATAAGTCGTCAAGCAATGTCAAAACTTGGTTTAAGACCTGGAGATTTTATATCAATTACAGGACAAAAAACTACAGTAGCTCGTGTATGGCCTCTTCATGAAGATGAAGACTCAGAAATAATAAGAATTGATGGAATAATTCGTCATAATGCTGGGACTTCTACAGGAGATGCTGTAAAAGTTTCACCTATTGAATTAAAACCAGCTACAAAACTTGTTTTAGCGCCTGTTGAAAAAATACTATTTGGCCCAGATTTTAATGAATATGTAAAGCATATGGTTAAGGATATTCCTGTAACAAAAGGTGATACTATTCCTGTACCAATATTGGGTGAGGCCCTAAGGCTTACTGTAGTTTCAGTTCAACCATCTCCATCAGCATATGTAACTAATGATACTGAAATAGTAATAAAAGAAGAACCTGTAAAAGAATTAGAAGCTGCTGTACCAAGAGTTACTTATGAAGATATTGGTGATTTAGAAGAAGCGAAGATAAAAATTAGAGAAATGATTGAATTACCAATGAAACATCCAGAATTATTTAAACATCTTGGAATAGAACCACCAAAAGGAATACTTCTTTATGGACCACCTGGTTGTGGAAAGACATTATTGGCAAAAGCTGTTGCTACAGAATCAGGTGCAAACTTCCTTTCCATAAATGGTCCTGAAATTATGAGTAAGTTTTATGGAGAATCTGAAAGTAGATTAAGAGAAATATTTAATGAAGCTGAAAGATCTGCACCTAGTATAATATTCATTGATGAAATAGACTCAATAGCTCCTAAAAGAGAAGAAGTTACTGGAGAAGTAGAGCGTCGTGTAGTAGCTCAACTTCTAACATTAATGGATGGACTTAAATCAAGAGGACAAGTTGTAGTTATAGCTGCTACAAATAGGCCAGATGCTGTGGATCCTGCATTACGTAGACCAGGAAGATTTGATAGAGAAATTGCAATATCAATGCCAGATAAAAAAGCAAGAGCTGAAATTTTACAAGTTCATGTAAGAAATATGCCTTTAGATAATGATGTAAATATTGAAGAACTTGCAGAATTAACTCATGGTTATAGTGGTGCAGATCTTGCAGCATTAGCCAGAGAAGCTGCTATAAGAGCTTTAAGAAGATTTCTTCCAAAAATAGATTTAGAGAAGAAAACTATTCCTACTAATATTCTTAAAAGTCTTAAGGTTAGTAGATGTGATTTTCTTGAAGCAATGAAAGATATAACTCCATCAGCCTTGAGAGAGGTCTATGTTGAAGTTCCAGAAGTTCATTGGGATGATATAGGAGGTTTAGAAGATATTAAAAGACAATTAAAAGAAATTGCAGAATGGCCAATTAAACATCCAGAACTTTTTGAACAAATGGGGATAACTCCACCAAAAGGAATACTTCTTTATGGACCACCTGGTACAGGTAAAACATTATTGGCAAAAGCTGTTGCTACAGAATCAGGTGCAAACTTCATAAGTGTAAGAGGGCCAGAAATTTTAAGTAAATGGGTTGGAGAATCTGAAAAAGCTATTAGAGAAATCTTTAAGAAAGCGAGACAAGCTGCACCATGTGTTATTTTCTTTGATGAAATAGACTCAATAGCTCCTATAAGAGGAGGAAGATTTGATTCTGGAGTTACTGAAAGAATTGTGAATCAACTTCTTTCAGAAATGGATGGTTTAATACCTCTTAGAGGTGTTGTTGTAATGGCAGCTACAAATAGACCTGATATGCTAGATCCTGCTCTACTAAGGCCAGGAAGATTTGATAGACTAGTATATGTTCCTTTACCTGATAAAAAAGCAAGAGAAGAAATATTCAAAGTTCATACAAGAAAAATGCCACTTGCAGAAGATGTGAACTTCTCTATTCTTGCAGAAAAAACAGAAGGTTATACTGGTGCTGATATTGAAGCTATATGTAGAGAAGCAGCCCTCATGGCTTTAAGAGAAGAAATGAAACCAAAGAAAGTAGAAATGAGGCACTTTGAAGCAGCTTTAAAAATTATTCCTAAAAGTATCTCTCCTGAAGATATAAAGAGATATGAATCACTTAAGGAAACTTTAAAATTCTATCATTAA
- the gatC gene encoding Asp-tRNA(Asn)/Glu-tRNA(Gln) amidotransferase subunit GatC, with amino-acid sequence MGNMESLKIVSKERLERLAWLAKIELSEEEKREFLEQLNEILKAFKSIDELQLENIEPTFHAIEIFNAFREDLIKPSLNQKEALSTAKKSKDGFFIAPKIV; translated from the coding sequence ATGGGTAATATGGAATCATTAAAAATTGTATCAAAAGAAAGACTTGAGAGATTAGCTTGGCTTGCAAAAATAGAATTAAGTGAAGAAGAAAAAAGAGAATTTTTAGAACAATTAAATGAAATATTAAAAGCATTTAAAAGCATTGATGAACTTCAATTAGAAAATATTGAACCTACATTTCATGCAATAGAAATATTTAACGCATTTAGAGAAGATTTGATAAAACCTTCTTTAAATCAAAAAGAGGCACTTTCAACAGCTAAAAAGAGTAAGGATGGGTTTTTCATTGCTCCAAAGATAGTATGA
- the gatA gene encoding Asp-tRNA(Asn)/Glu-tRNA(Gln) amidotransferase subunit GatA: protein MKVLNLRILDLTLYELIEALKNGDVILEDVIEKYLERIKKYDSELNAYITLNNNISKVDKNSILAGAPLAIKDNICTKGLRTTCASKILEDYIPPYDATVIKKLKEAGAIILGKTNMDEFSMGSSTENSCFFPSKNPWDKSRVPGGSSGGSAVAVVAKEAAAALGSDTGGSIRCPASFCGAVGLKPTYGLVSRFGLIAFANSLEQIGPITRDVRDCALLMNIIAGYDEMDGTSINKKQEDYLMYLEKDVKNMKIGVLKEFFDEGTEEGVKKEVWNAIHLLENLGVKYEEVSLPIIKYALPAYYLIAMSEASSNLARYDGIRYGARIDDEGLDWSTAYSKTRSLFGKEVKRRILLGTFALSAGYYEEYYLKALKVRTLIKREFEKLFKEYDAIVGPTMPCIAFKIGERKEDPLAMYMTDVDTVPVNLAGIPAISIPCGFSNGLPVGFQIIAPPLMEGTLITIAKRLEEELDLNLNPPL from the coding sequence ATGAAGGTGTTAAATTTGAGAATTTTAGATCTTACATTATATGAATTAATTGAAGCTCTAAAAAATGGGGATGTTATTTTAGAAGATGTTATTGAAAAATATTTAGAGAGAATTAAAAAATATGATTCTGAATTAAATGCATATATTACATTAAATAATAATATTAGTAAAGTCGATAAAAATTCTATTTTAGCAGGAGCGCCATTAGCTATAAAGGACAATATATGTACAAAGGGTTTAAGAACAACATGTGCTTCAAAAATACTTGAAGATTATATACCTCCATACGATGCTACAGTAATAAAAAAATTAAAAGAAGCTGGTGCCATAATTTTAGGAAAGACAAATATGGATGAATTCTCCATGGGATCTTCTACAGAGAATAGTTGTTTTTTCCCTTCAAAAAATCCATGGGATAAATCAAGAGTACCAGGAGGTTCTTCTGGTGGAAGTGCTGTAGCAGTTGTAGCAAAAGAAGCTGCAGCTGCTTTAGGTTCAGATACTGGTGGTTCTATAAGATGTCCTGCTAGCTTTTGTGGCGCAGTAGGATTGAAGCCTACATATGGACTAGTAAGTAGATTTGGGTTAATTGCTTTTGCTAATAGTTTAGAACAAATAGGACCAATAACTAGAGATGTTAGAGATTGTGCTCTTTTAATGAATATTATAGCTGGATATGATGAAATGGATGGAACTTCTATAAATAAAAAACAAGAAGATTACTTGATGTATCTTGAAAAAGATGTTAAAAATATGAAAATAGGGGTTTTAAAAGAGTTTTTTGATGAAGGTACTGAAGAAGGAGTAAAAAAAGAAGTTTGGAATGCAATACATTTACTAGAGAATCTTGGCGTAAAATATGAAGAAGTTAGTCTTCCAATTATTAAATATGCTCTTCCTGCTTATTATTTAATTGCAATGTCAGAAGCAAGTTCTAATCTTGCAAGATATGATGGAATAAGATATGGAGCTAGAATTGATGATGAAGGATTAGATTGGTCAACAGCATATTCTAAAACTAGAAGTTTATTTGGAAAAGAAGTTAAAAGAAGAATTTTATTAGGAACATTTGCACTTTCAGCAGGATATTATGAAGAGTATTATCTTAAAGCATTAAAAGTAAGAACTCTTATAAAAAGAGAATTTGAAAAATTATTTAAAGAATATGATGCTATTGTTGGACCTACAATGCCATGTATTGCTTTTAAAATTGGAGAGAGAAAAGAAGATCCACTTGCAATGTATATGACTGATGTAGATACTGTACCAGTAAATTTAGCTGGAATTCCAGCAATTTCCATTCCTTGTGGATTTTCAAATGGTCTTCCAGTAGGTTTTCAAATAATTGCTCCACCGCTCATGGAAGGAACTTTAATAACCATAGCTAAAAGACTTGAAGAGGAACTTGATTTAAATCTAAATCCACCATTATGA